The following coding sequences are from one Diabrotica virgifera virgifera chromosome 2, PGI_DIABVI_V3a window:
- the LOC114335779 gene encoding dynein axonemal intermediate chain 4-like isoform X2, with amino-acid sequence MIPESHSDIRSSSTIEEDLKPVQTMKPMPTTISLILKETPTFFVLDLPSCTAIKDTDEGTQVQEDNALYEHLTVGKGRNRKILNAESQTVPVVMKTRTTSCVKTKTIDGTAFASAWDMYDTFQDVQEESEESETSDESDYELNNNDESPSIDSYKLPADEKQMNKLMKNPRFQEALCVTERLLANNCFNEQQKIFRGLTVPDPFRENIEYNYRLKLLWTFGNNDTVGLAVNAFSWNPKNKDLLAVGYGKFFFHDTLTGLVLIWNIKNPVQPERKYSFAEPVTTLDFSNSNPVLLAVGFYNGSVKVINISNRDVTIIGENVPTFEPVWSIIWQFGRNEKRNEEMVMATFDDGRICAYSVQRKLEMSQLMRVGKADGKLKGYDAMKKCTSLTIPVSRYAAALFMRFHPIDPSIYFVGTNEGTIHRCSLNYLSQHLDLFLAHEGSVHELKFSPFCKRMYATCGDDWHTRIWGEGIAEPILSFAAMQTVQGLDWSPTHSTILVTIRAQFIEVWDLQRKVYEPQSITSLPCNERCTVVQFTESGRCLVVGDVNGHVHVFSFEDMPFEPFFQENLLFDSLSRALITEPQLLSNIKKLRRMARDDE; translated from the exons ATGATACCTGAAAGTCATTCTGATATCCGTTCTAGTAGTACCATAGAAGAAGACCTTAAGCCAGTTCAAACCATGAAACCTATGCCTACAACTATCAGTCTGATATTAAAAGAGACGCCTACGTTTTTTGTGCTGGATTTGCCAAGTTGTACAGCCATTAAAGATACAGATGAAG GAACCCAAGTCCAGGAGGACAACGCGCTATATGAGCATCTTACAGTCGGTAAAGGCCGCAATAGAAAAATATTAAACGCCGAATCCCAAACAGTGCCAGTGGTTATGAAAACCCGCACTACTTCTTGcgtaaaaacaaaaacaatagaTGGCACTGCTTTCGCTTCTGCCTGGGACATGTACGACACGTTTCAAGATGTCCAAGAAGAATCTGAAGAGAGTGAGACTTCCGATGAAAGCGATTATGAGTTAAATAATAACGACGAATCACCCTCTATAGACAGCTACAAATTGCCAGCAGACGAAAAACAAATGAATAAACTAATGAAAAATCCCAGATTTCAAGAAGCTCTATGCGTTACGGAAAGATTGTTGGCGAATAACTGTTTTAATGAACAACAAAAAATATTCAGAGGTTTGACAGTTCCTGATCCATTTAGAGAGAATATTGAGTATAACTACCGATTGAAGTTGCTATGGACTTTTGGAAACAATGATACAGTTG GTCTTGCGGTAAACGCATTCAGTTGGAATCCCAAAAATAAAGACCTGCTGGCAGTTGGATACGGCAAGTTCTTCTTCCACGACACCTTAACAGGCCTAGTCTTGATATGGAACATAAAAAATCCAGTCCAGCCGGAAAGAAAGTATAGCTTCGCAGAACCTGTCACTACTTTAGATTTTTCGAACAGCAATCCAGTACTGCTAGCGGTAGGATTCTATAACGGGTCtgtaaaggttattaatatatcCAATAGAGACGTTACCATTATCGGCGAGAATGTACCTACGTTTGAGCCGGTATGGAGTATCATTTGGCAATTTGGTAGGAACGAAAAGAGGAACGAAGAAATGGTGATGGCGACGTTCGATGATGGAAGGATTTGTGCTTATTCTGTACAAAGGAAACTAGAG ATGAGCCAGTTAATGAGGGTAGGTAAAGCAGATGGAAAGCTTAAAGGTTATGATGCAATGAAAAAATGTACAAGTTTAACAATCCCTGTTTCAAGATATGCTGCAGCCCTCTTCATGAGGTTTCATCCTATAG ATCCCAGTATTTACTTCGTCGGAACCAACGAGGGCACCATCCATAGATGCTCGTTGAACTACCTAAGTCAACATTTGGACCTCTTCCTTGCTCACGAAGGTTCAGTCCATGAGCTAAAATTTTCTCCGTTCTGCAAACGTATGTACGCAACATGCGGAGATGATTGGCACACCAGAATTTGGGGAGAAG GTATAGCAGAGCCAATTCTTTCGTTTGCTGCCATGCAAACTGTTCAAGGACTTGACTGGAGTCCGACGCATTCGACTATATTGGTGACCATTCGTGCTCAGTTCATTGAGGTTTGGGATCTCCAAAGAAAAGTGTACGAGCCCCAATCTATAACGAGTCTACCATGTAACGAGAGATGTACAGTTGTTCAATTTACTGAATCTGGAAGATGTTTGGTTGTAG